Proteins encoded in a region of the Bombina bombina isolate aBomBom1 chromosome 12, aBomBom1.pri, whole genome shotgun sequence genome:
- the RNF224 gene encoding RING finger protein 224, with protein sequence MSHSNNNSDGLEKSDSGSLGVAVTITDDKTEENSHKIDCIICFSCYNLSNRLPRKLYCGHTFCQTCIRRLDAVTNEQRWIPCPQCRQNTPTPRGGVAMLDLDLTAFLAVKSEKENPRSSSKSVEMDAEFKLFAKTMPISHQPLTYHETVSEPQFPRRMCCKNCFCCCCCSYD encoded by the coding sequence ATGTCTCACAGCAATAACAACTCGGACGGCCTTGAAAAATCAGACTCTGGCTCACTGGGAGTCGCTGTGACAATAACCGATGACAAAACAGAGGAAAACAGCCATAAAATTGACTGCATTATATGTTTCTCATGTTACAACCTCTCAAACAGACTTCCACGCAAACTCTACTGTGGCCACACCTTCTGCCAGACGTGTATCAGGAGGCTGGACGCAGTGACCAATGAGCAGAGATGGATTCCGTGCCCACAGTGCCGGCAAAACACACCAACCCCACGAGGGGGCGTGGCAATGTTGGACCTGGACCTAACAGCTTTTTTGGCAGTAAAGTCAGAAAAAGAGAATCCACGATCATCAAGCAAGTCAGTAGAGATGGACGCAGAatttaaattgtttgcaaaaaCCATGCCAATAAGTCATCAACCATTGACTTACCATGAGACTGTCTCAGAGCCTCAGTTTCCAAGACGAATGTGTTGTAAAAACTGCTTTTGTTGCTGTTGCTGTAGCTATGATTAA